The Lysobacter panacisoli genome includes a window with the following:
- the pdxH gene encoding pyridoxamine 5'-phosphate oxidase: MDTPDLLSEALATFDTLFAEAQRAGEPDPTAMTVATASLDARPSARIVLLKAHDTRGFVFYTHLDGRKGRELQANPYAALLFHWPRVRDGVQVRIEGAVEIVSDDEADAYFASRPRGSQLGAWASKQSETLESREAFEERLAHAEREFEGRDVARPARWTGLRVRPTTIEFWYGANYRLHERQSYERDVAGDWHRRMLFP; this comes from the coding sequence ATGGATACCCCCGACCTGCTCAGCGAAGCCCTCGCCACCTTCGACACGCTGTTCGCGGAAGCGCAGCGTGCCGGCGAGCCCGATCCCACCGCCATGACCGTGGCCACCGCCAGCCTCGACGCGCGTCCGTCGGCGCGCATCGTGTTGCTCAAGGCGCACGACACGCGCGGGTTCGTGTTCTACACGCACCTGGACGGACGCAAGGGCCGTGAACTGCAGGCCAATCCGTACGCCGCGCTGCTGTTCCACTGGCCGCGCGTGCGCGACGGCGTGCAGGTGCGGATCGAAGGTGCGGTCGAGATCGTTTCCGACGACGAGGCCGATGCGTACTTCGCTTCGCGTCCGCGCGGCAGCCAGCTCGGCGCATGGGCGTCGAAGCAGTCGGAAACGCTGGAATCGCGTGAGGCGTTCGAGGAACGGCTGGCGCACGCCGAACGGGAATTCGAAGGCCGCGACGTGGCGCGTCCCGCGCGCTGGACCGGCCTGCGCGTGCGGCCGACGACGATCGAGTTCTGGTACGGCGCCAACTACCGCCTGCACGAACGCCAGAGCTACGAACGCGACGTCGCCGGCGACTGGCATCGGCGGATGCTGTTCCCGTGA
- a CDS encoding ABC transporter substrate-binding protein, whose amino-acid sequence MTRGPRRIVCLTEEPTETLYALGEQDRIVGISGFTVRPAIARREKPKVSAFTSAKIGEILKLRPDFVVGFSDIQAEIAGELIRHGVEVWISNHRSVDGILDYIRRLGALVGAGARADAWAAELQRGLEDIAREAATLARRPKVYFEEWDEPLISGIQWVAELVRIAGGDDVFPERAAESLAKQRILEDPSEVVRRAPDIILGSWCGKKFRPEKVAAREGWDAIPAVRDGELHEIKSPVILQPGPAALTDGVAEIAKVIRGWAAKHA is encoded by the coding sequence GTGACGCGCGGCCCGCGACGCATCGTCTGCCTCACCGAAGAACCCACCGAGACGTTGTACGCGCTCGGCGAGCAGGATCGCATCGTCGGCATCAGCGGTTTCACCGTACGGCCGGCGATCGCGCGTCGCGAGAAGCCCAAGGTCAGCGCGTTCACCAGCGCGAAGATCGGCGAGATCCTCAAGCTTCGCCCCGACTTCGTGGTCGGGTTTTCCGACATCCAGGCCGAGATCGCGGGCGAACTCATCCGCCACGGCGTGGAGGTGTGGATCAGCAACCACCGCAGCGTCGACGGCATCCTCGACTACATCCGTCGCCTCGGCGCGCTGGTCGGCGCCGGCGCGCGTGCCGATGCGTGGGCCGCGGAGCTGCAACGCGGGCTCGAGGACATCGCGCGCGAAGCGGCGACGTTGGCGCGCCGGCCGAAGGTTTACTTCGAGGAATGGGACGAGCCGCTGATCAGCGGCATCCAGTGGGTGGCGGAGCTGGTCCGCATCGCCGGCGGCGACGACGTGTTCCCCGAACGCGCGGCGGAATCGCTGGCGAAGCAGCGCATCCTCGAGGATCCAAGCGAAGTGGTGCGTCGCGCGCCCGACATCATCCTCGGCTCGTGGTGCGGCAAGAAGTTCCGCCCGGAAAAGGTCGCCGCACGCGAGGGCTGGGACGCGATCCCCGCCGTGCGCGATGGCGAGCTGCACGAGATCAAGTCGCCGGTGATCCTGCAGCCGGGCCCGGCTGCGTTGACCGACGGAGTGGCGGAGATCGCGAAAGTGATCCGGGGCTGGGCGGCGAAGCACGCGTAA
- a CDS encoding endonuclease/exonuclease/phosphatase family protein produces MSRFLPIVSASLAVLLAACTQVNVKGDPEAWVRSMSSGASTTLRVATYNTSLFDDATGGLVRRLEGGDPGARKIASVLQRVRPDLVLLNEFDYDADGRAADLFQQYYLGVAQPGGGDPLRYPYRYLAPVNTGVPSGLDLDRNGSAGGDGRNRGNDAWGYGLHPGQYGMLVLSKFPIDAAQVRTFQLLKWSALPDARQPRDPKTGTAWYAPPIWSQLRLSSKSHWDVPVKTPSGVVHFLVSHPTPPVFDGPEDRNGARNADEIRLWHEYLSPGDKPWLCDDRGRCGGLAADARFVIAGDLNNDPIDGDGRHEAILELLEHPRVVRMATPRSEGAAEVAKKYADAGVVHRGAPAHATGDFGPKAGTMRLDYVLPSVGFAVKDSGVFWPSSATPEAAIADGSDHHLVWVDLDAGAE; encoded by the coding sequence ATGTCCAGATTCCTCCCGATCGTTTCCGCATCGCTCGCGGTGCTCCTCGCCGCCTGCACCCAGGTCAACGTCAAGGGCGATCCCGAAGCATGGGTGCGCTCGATGAGCAGCGGGGCGAGCACGACGCTGCGCGTGGCGACCTACAACACCTCGCTGTTCGACGACGCGACCGGCGGCCTGGTGCGCCGCCTCGAAGGTGGCGACCCCGGCGCACGCAAGATCGCGTCCGTCCTGCAACGCGTGCGTCCGGACCTGGTGCTGCTCAACGAGTTCGACTACGACGCGGACGGCCGCGCGGCGGATCTGTTCCAGCAGTACTACCTCGGCGTCGCCCAGCCCGGCGGCGGCGATCCGTTGCGGTATCCGTACCGCTACCTCGCGCCGGTGAACACCGGCGTGCCCAGCGGACTGGACCTGGACCGCAACGGCAGCGCGGGCGGCGATGGACGCAATCGCGGCAACGATGCCTGGGGCTACGGCCTGCATCCCGGCCAGTACGGCATGCTCGTGCTGTCGAAGTTCCCGATCGACGCCGCGCAGGTGCGCACCTTCCAGCTGCTGAAGTGGAGCGCACTCCCCGATGCGCGCCAGCCGCGCGATCCGAAGACCGGCACGGCGTGGTACGCGCCGCCGATCTGGTCGCAGCTGCGGCTGTCGTCGAAGTCGCACTGGGACGTGCCGGTGAAGACGCCGTCGGGCGTCGTGCATTTTCTCGTCTCGCATCCGACGCCGCCGGTGTTCGACGGTCCGGAGGACCGCAACGGCGCACGCAACGCGGACGAGATCCGCCTGTGGCACGAATACCTCTCGCCGGGCGACAAGCCGTGGCTGTGCGACGACCGCGGCCGCTGCGGCGGGCTCGCCGCCGACGCGCGCTTCGTCATCGCCGGCGATCTCAACAACGACCCGATCGACGGCGACGGTCGCCACGAAGCCATCCTCGAACTGCTCGAACACCCGCGCGTCGTGCGCATGGCGACACCGCGCAGCGAAGGTGCGGCCGAAGTGGCGAAGAAGTACGCCGACGCCGGCGTCGTCCATCGCGGCGCGCCCGCCCACGCCACCGGCGACTTCGGCCCGAAGGCCGGCACGATGCGACTGGATTACGTGCTGCCGTCGGTGGGATTCGCGGTCAAGGACAGCGGCGTGTTCTGGCCGTCGTCCGCCACGCCGGAAGCGGCGATCGCGGACGGCAGCGATCATCACCTGGTGTGGGTGGACCTGGACGCGGGCGCGGAGTAA
- a CDS encoding arginyltransferase → MGTEPQDSDDLRLFHTGEHACGYWPDRSARDLVLDPRDPRLRHWYPHALGWGFRRSGDIVYRPHCANCRACVAVRIPVDRFEPDRSQRRCLARNAHVEMRVLPTQRTAEQLALYRRYLASRHAGGGMDGHGASEFDQFLIGSWSEGRFLELRDPSPQGPGKLLAVAVTDCTETALSAVYTFYDPDEAHRGLGTLAILRQLEWARRERRRHVYLGYWIEGHPKMDYKRRFRPLEAFDGRQWHDLP, encoded by the coding sequence ATGGGCACCGAACCGCAGGACAGCGACGATCTCCGCCTGTTCCACACGGGGGAACACGCGTGCGGCTACTGGCCGGACCGATCGGCCCGCGACCTGGTGCTCGATCCGCGCGACCCGCGCCTGCGCCACTGGTATCCGCACGCGCTGGGCTGGGGCTTCCGCCGCTCCGGCGACATCGTCTACCGCCCGCATTGCGCCAACTGCCGCGCGTGCGTGGCGGTGCGCATTCCGGTCGACCGCTTCGAACCCGACCGCAGCCAGCGCCGTTGCCTCGCGCGCAACGCGCACGTGGAGATGCGCGTGCTGCCCACGCAGCGCACGGCCGAACAGCTCGCCCTGTACCGCCGCTACCTCGCCTCGCGCCACGCCGGTGGCGGCATGGACGGACATGGCGCGTCGGAGTTCGACCAGTTCCTGATCGGCAGCTGGAGCGAAGGCCGCTTCCTCGAACTGCGCGATCCCTCGCCGCAAGGCCCGGGCAAACTGCTCGCGGTCGCCGTCACCGACTGCACCGAGACCGCGCTCTCGGCCGTGTACACCTTCTACGATCCGGACGAAGCCCACCGCGGGCTGGGCACACTGGCGATCCTGCGCCAGCTGGAATGGGCACGCCGCGAACGGCGTCGCCACGTCTATCTCGGCTATTGGATCGAAGGCCATCCGAAGATGGACTACAAGCGCCGCTTCCGTCCTCTGGAGGCCTTCGATGGGCGCCAATGGCACGACCTGCCCTGA
- a CDS encoding EF-hand domain-containing protein, translated as MNRNTLSALLATAVAAVVAGTALAAPQAGDAPRPKLDVNNDGAVDRSEAAAHPRLAAKFDELDRNKDGRLDASERPHRKGHGHRGGHGGMGGVVAADKDGDGRISRSEAVGLERIATSFDQIDANRDGYIVRSELTKYHDRMRPQREAERAKRAEERFAAADLNKDGKLSRVEVSEKMPRLEKAFAFMDEDRDGFLTRDDLKPSMHP; from the coding sequence ATGAATCGCAACACCCTTTCCGCACTGCTCGCCACCGCCGTCGCCGCGGTCGTCGCCGGTACCGCGCTGGCCGCACCGCAGGCCGGGGACGCACCGCGACCGAAGCTGGACGTCAACAACGACGGCGCCGTCGATCGCAGCGAGGCCGCCGCGCATCCGCGTCTGGCGGCGAAGTTCGACGAGCTCGACCGCAACAAGGACGGCCGTCTCGACGCGTCCGAACGCCCGCACCGCAAGGGCCACGGCCACCGTGGTGGGCACGGTGGCATGGGCGGCGTGGTCGCGGCCGACAAGGACGGCGACGGTCGCATCAGCCGCAGCGAAGCCGTGGGCCTGGAGCGGATCGCCACGTCCTTCGACCAGATCGACGCCAACCGCGACGGCTACATCGTCCGCAGCGAGCTGACGAAGTACCACGACCGCATGCGCCCGCAGCGCGAGGCCGAGCGTGCCAAGCGCGCGGAAGAGCGCTTCGCCGCCGCCGACCTCAACAAGGACGGCAAGCTCAGCCGGGTCGAGGTCAGCGAGAAGATGCCGCGCCTGGAGAAGGCCTTCGCCTTCATGGACGAGGACCGCGACGGCTTCCTGACCCGCGACGATCTGAAGCCTTCGATGCATCCCTGA
- the tesB gene encoding acyl-CoA thioesterase II, whose product MTAPASEQVVHELVELLSLERLEDNLFRGQSRDIGTKYVFGGQVLGQALSAAQATMKEPRGAHSLHAYFLRAGDIAAPIVYQIDRTRDGGSFSVRRVTAIQHGEVIFFMAASFQQEEDGVEHQLSMPEVPKPEDIEPALAVPEHVMATLPIKIQRWLSRKGPFEFRHVYPRDELNPPKRPPYQQFWFRLSERVGDAPELHRALLAYASDFHLLGTATFPHGISYYQPNVQMASLDHALWFHRPFRADDWLLYSIDSPSVQGGRGLARGQIFDRSGRLVASTAQEGLIRVVKDAAAAAHVPAKE is encoded by the coding sequence ATGACCGCCCCCGCTTCCGAGCAAGTCGTCCACGAACTGGTCGAACTGCTCTCGCTCGAGCGCCTGGAAGACAACCTCTTCCGCGGACAGAGCCGCGACATCGGCACCAAGTACGTGTTCGGTGGCCAGGTGCTGGGCCAGGCCCTGTCGGCCGCGCAGGCGACGATGAAGGAACCGCGCGGCGCGCATTCGCTGCACGCGTACTTCCTCCGCGCCGGCGATATCGCCGCGCCGATCGTCTACCAGATCGACCGCACCCGCGACGGCGGCAGCTTCTCGGTGCGCCGCGTCACCGCGATCCAGCATGGCGAAGTGATCTTCTTCATGGCCGCCTCGTTCCAGCAGGAAGAGGACGGTGTCGAACACCAGCTGTCGATGCCCGAAGTGCCCAAGCCCGAGGACATCGAACCCGCACTGGCGGTGCCCGAGCACGTGATGGCGACGCTGCCGATCAAGATCCAGCGCTGGCTTTCGCGCAAAGGGCCGTTCGAGTTCCGCCACGTGTACCCGCGCGACGAACTCAACCCGCCCAAGCGCCCGCCGTACCAGCAGTTCTGGTTCCGCCTGTCCGAGCGCGTCGGCGATGCGCCGGAACTGCATCGCGCCCTGCTTGCCTACGCCTCCGACTTCCACCTGCTCGGTACGGCCACTTTCCCGCACGGCATCAGCTACTACCAGCCGAACGTGCAGATGGCCTCGCTCGACCACGCGCTGTGGTTCCATCGTCCGTTCCGCGCCGACGACTGGCTGCTGTACTCGATCGACAGCCCCAGCGTGCAGGGCGGTCGCGGCCTCGCGCGCGGACAGATCTTCGATCGCAGTGGCCGGCTCGTCGCCAGCACCGCGCAGGAAGGCCTGATCCGCGTGGTCAAGGACGCAGCGGCCGCGGCACACGTGCCGGCGAAGGAATGA
- a CDS encoding alkaline phosphatase PhoX — protein sequence MDAFDPSRRQVLKGSAAAMAVGAIGSLSALYTRQALAAGDPTRLAPIPSRYGVLAPVADRSTGLPLLQLPRGFSYRSFGWSGDRMSDGLPCPDRHDGMAVVSVRKPGRGPRDHHGNGYGHGHELVLIRNHERGAATPINAPGVYDSGDLGGGQFAGGGTTTLTFRNGEWHDIEASLGGTVVNCAGGPTPWGSWLSCEEIKSDAVSSAGKKHGYVFEVHADAERTSGRPLVGLGRFSHEAVAIDPRTGIVYLTEDDRNKSALYRFIPSDRAGRYGSLEHGGRLQAARVRGRPNADLTVAAIGDEYALDWVDVPDPDLDSIAAPAGFPDISAGETLSGPFAQAWSSGALRMSRGEGIWHSSGRMFIVDTSTGVDAQGRRGRGNGSVWVLDLATQRIRALFVSGNQLAAHNPDNITVSARGGVLLCEDGGESPDEYGPGARLIGLTRRGESFYFCKNNIELTSTQIANAGKTIEEGDYRESEFCGACWDPWSRTLFVNIQTPGITFAITGPWERGHL from the coding sequence ATGGATGCGTTCGATCCCTCCCGCCGCCAGGTCCTGAAAGGCAGTGCCGCCGCGATGGCGGTGGGTGCCATCGGCAGCCTCAGCGCGTTGTACACGCGCCAGGCGCTCGCCGCCGGCGACCCCACCCGCCTCGCCCCCATCCCCAGCCGCTACGGCGTCCTCGCCCCCGTCGCCGACCGCAGCACCGGGCTGCCGCTGCTGCAATTGCCGCGCGGCTTCAGCTACCGCTCCTTCGGCTGGAGCGGCGACCGCATGAGCGACGGCCTGCCCTGCCCCGATCGCCACGACGGCATGGCGGTGGTGTCGGTCCGCAAGCCCGGTCGCGGTCCGCGCGATCATCACGGAAACGGCTATGGACACGGCCATGAGCTGGTCCTGATCCGCAACCACGAACGTGGCGCGGCCACGCCGATCAACGCGCCCGGCGTGTACGACAGCGGCGATCTCGGCGGCGGCCAGTTTGCCGGCGGCGGCACGACCACGCTCACGTTCCGCAATGGCGAATGGCACGACATCGAAGCCAGCCTCGGCGGCACGGTGGTGAATTGCGCCGGCGGCCCGACGCCGTGGGGCTCGTGGCTAAGCTGCGAGGAGATCAAGAGCGACGCGGTGTCGAGCGCCGGCAAGAAGCACGGCTACGTGTTCGAAGTACACGCCGATGCCGAACGCACCAGCGGCCGGCCGCTGGTGGGACTGGGTCGTTTCAGCCACGAGGCCGTGGCGATCGATCCGCGCACCGGGATCGTCTATCTCACCGAGGACGACCGCAACAAGTCCGCGCTCTACCGTTTCATTCCCAGCGATCGTGCGGGACGCTATGGCTCGCTCGAACACGGCGGCCGCCTGCAGGCCGCGCGCGTGCGCGGTCGCCCCAACGCCGACCTCACCGTCGCCGCCATCGGCGACGAATACGCGCTGGACTGGGTCGACGTTCCCGATCCGGATCTCGACAGCATCGCCGCGCCGGCCGGCTTTCCCGACATTTCCGCCGGCGAGACGCTCAGCGGTCCGTTCGCGCAGGCGTGGAGTTCCGGCGCACTGCGCATGAGCCGTGGTGAAGGCATCTGGCACAGCTCGGGCCGCATGTTCATCGTCGACACGAGCACCGGCGTGGACGCGCAGGGGCGTCGCGGTCGTGGCAACGGGTCGGTGTGGGTGCTGGACCTGGCCACGCAGCGCATCCGTGCGTTGTTCGTCAGCGGCAACCAGCTGGCCGCGCACAACCCGGACAACATCACCGTCAGCGCGCGCGGCGGCGTATTGCTGTGCGAGGACGGTGGCGAAAGCCCGGACGAATACGGCCCCGGCGCGCGCCTGATCGGCCTGACCCGACGCGGCGAGTCGTTCTACTTCTGCAAGAACAACATCGAACTCACCTCGACCCAGATCGCGAACGCGGGCAAGACCATCGAGGAAGGCGACTACCGCGAGTCCGAATTCTGCGGCGCCTGCTGGGATCCGTGGAGCCGCACGCTGTTCGTCAACATCCAGACGCCGGGCATCACCTTCGCGATCACCGGTCCGTGGGAGCGCGGTCACCTCTAA
- the rlmH gene encoding 23S rRNA (pseudouridine(1915)-N(3))-methyltransferase RlmH: MKAKLIAVGERAPRWVAEGFGEYQKRLSHWLPLELVEVEPGLRGKGRDAARAMQDEGARVLAALPKNALVVTLDGRGKPWSSEQLAQRLEHWRAQGRDLAFLIGGPEGHAPEVIARGDESWSLGPLTLPHMLVRLVAAEQLYRAAALLANHPYHRA, translated from the coding sequence ATGAAAGCGAAACTGATCGCCGTGGGCGAGCGTGCGCCGCGCTGGGTGGCCGAGGGATTCGGCGAATACCAGAAGCGCCTGTCGCATTGGCTCCCGCTGGAACTGGTCGAAGTCGAGCCCGGCCTGCGTGGCAAGGGCCGGGACGCCGCGCGCGCGATGCAGGACGAAGGCGCGCGCGTGCTGGCCGCGTTGCCAAAGAACGCGCTGGTGGTGACGCTGGACGGACGCGGCAAGCCCTGGTCGTCGGAACAGCTCGCGCAGCGGCTTGAACATTGGCGCGCACAGGGCCGCGACCTGGCGTTCCTGATCGGCGGTCCCGAAGGCCATGCGCCGGAAGTGATCGCGCGCGGCGACGAATCGTGGTCGCTCGGCCCGCTAACGTTGCCGCACATGCTGGTGCGATTGGTCGCGGCGGAACAGCTGTATCGCGCCGCTGCGCTGCTGGCGAACCATCCGTATCACCGGGCGTGA
- a CDS encoding energy transducer TonB: MTHAASFPFPPREPIDAGRIAANTGTLLVNAALILLLLIPLTAHVVREPPAREEGPIIYEPVKPKPIKPPEHVEIRQRPPTPTSQPSLHPQPIARNETPVVDPQPGDIAIEPAQIAVDEGATLDPMPPAAAAQLQALNSPPPPYPGQAMRDGLTGVVELEILVGIDGRPLDVRIVRSSGHRVLDQAASRTVLKRWTFQPAMRDGQPVQALGRVPIEFSLQ, translated from the coding sequence ATGACCCACGCCGCATCGTTTCCGTTCCCGCCGCGCGAACCCATCGACGCCGGCCGCATCGCCGCCAATACGGGCACCCTCCTCGTCAACGCTGCGCTGATCCTGTTGCTGCTCATACCGCTGACGGCACACGTGGTGCGCGAGCCGCCTGCGCGTGAGGAAGGGCCCATCATCTACGAGCCCGTCAAGCCGAAGCCGATCAAGCCGCCGGAGCATGTGGAGATCCGACAGCGCCCGCCGACGCCCACCTCGCAGCCGTCGCTGCATCCGCAGCCGATCGCGCGCAACGAGACGCCCGTGGTCGATCCGCAGCCGGGTGACATCGCGATCGAACCTGCGCAGATCGCCGTCGACGAAGGCGCGACGCTCGATCCCATGCCGCCCGCTGCGGCCGCGCAACTGCAAGCGCTGAACTCGCCACCGCCGCCGTATCCTGGCCAGGCGATGCGCGACGGACTGACCGGCGTGGTCGAACTGGAAATCCTCGTCGGCATCGACGGACGCCCGCTCGACGTGCGCATCGTGCGCAGCAGCGGCCATCGCGTGCTCGATCAGGCAGCATCGCGAACCGTGCTCAAGCGCTGGACGTTCCAGCCAGCGATGCGCGACGGACAACCCGTGCAGGCACTGGGGCGCGTGCCGATCGAGTTCTCGTTGCAGTGA
- a CDS encoding SIMPL domain-containing protein: MPQLSTRFTLRPLVLAAALAFGALPAVSPAQTTPFVATDGTLLNVSAQAEARRAPDIATLSTGVVTQAADANAAMRANAEQMAKVVAAIKAAGIAERDVQTSGVNLNPQYKYGENQPPTITGYQAINNVNVTVRDIAKLGKIMDALVATGANQINGPTFDLDDAKKEAAYDEARRAAVEKAQARAEMYAKTLGKKVRRIVSISEGGSFAPPRPMPMMAMKAMDRMESTPISPGENTLSVNLDVVFELGN; this comes from the coding sequence ATGCCCCAGCTGTCGACCCGCTTCACGCTGCGCCCGCTCGTCCTTGCCGCCGCCCTCGCCTTCGGAGCCCTGCCCGCCGTGAGCCCTGCCCAGACCACGCCCTTCGTCGCCACCGACGGCACGCTGCTGAACGTGTCGGCCCAGGCCGAAGCGCGCCGCGCGCCGGACATCGCCACGCTGTCCACCGGCGTGGTGACCCAGGCCGCCGACGCCAATGCCGCGATGCGCGCCAATGCCGAGCAGATGGCCAAGGTCGTCGCCGCGATCAAGGCCGCCGGCATCGCCGAGCGCGACGTGCAGACCAGCGGGGTCAACCTCAACCCGCAATACAAGTACGGCGAGAACCAGCCGCCGACCATCACCGGTTACCAGGCGATCAACAACGTCAACGTCACCGTGCGCGACATCGCCAAGCTCGGGAAGATCATGGACGCGCTGGTCGCCACCGGCGCCAACCAGATCAACGGCCCGACCTTCGACCTCGACGACGCGAAGAAGGAAGCCGCCTACGACGAAGCCCGCCGCGCGGCGGTGGAGAAGGCACAGGCGCGCGCCGAGATGTACGCCAAGACCCTGGGCAAGAAGGTGCGCCGCATCGTCAGCATCAGCGAAGGCGGCAGCTTCGCCCCGCCGCGCCCGATGCCGATGATGGCGATGAAGGCGATGGATCGCATGGAATCCACGCCGATCTCACCGGGCGAAAACACTCTGTCGGTCAATCTCGACGTGGTGTTCGAACTCGGGAACTGA
- a CDS encoding Maf family protein, with protein MLYLASKSPRRHELLGRLLSGQPGAEFGALDIDIPEHPQPGEPAEDYVRRVAREKAGAGLLKVVANPSAVVLGSDTEVVLDGEVFGKPADDAGAAAMLRRLSGRTHQVISAVSLVSPSREGQAVSISEVTFAPLGEAQIDAYVASGEPHGRAGAYAIQGLAEAFTTRLSGSYSGVMGLPLYETAKLLREFGVLK; from the coding sequence ATGCTGTATCTCGCCTCCAAATCCCCACGCCGTCACGAATTGCTGGGCCGGCTGCTGTCGGGCCAGCCCGGTGCCGAATTCGGTGCACTCGACATCGACATCCCGGAACATCCGCAGCCCGGCGAGCCCGCGGAGGACTACGTCCGTCGCGTCGCCCGGGAGAAAGCGGGCGCCGGCCTGCTGAAAGTGGTCGCCAACCCGAGCGCGGTCGTGCTCGGTTCCGATACCGAGGTGGTCCTCGATGGCGAGGTCTTCGGCAAGCCGGCCGACGACGCGGGCGCGGCGGCGATGCTGCGCCGGCTGTCCGGCCGCACCCATCAGGTCATTTCCGCGGTGTCGCTGGTCTCGCCGTCGCGCGAGGGCCAGGCGGTATCGATTTCCGAAGTCACCTTCGCCCCCCTGGGCGAGGCGCAGATCGACGCCTACGTCGCCAGCGGCGAGCCGCATGGCCGCGCCGGCGCGTACGCCATCCAGGGTCTGGCCGAGGCGTTCACCACCCGGCTCTCCGGCAGCTATTCCGGGGTCATGGGCCTGCCGCTGTACGAGACGGCCAAACTGCTGCGCGAGTTCGGGGTGTTGAAGTGA
- the rng gene encoding ribonuclease G, with product MSEEILVNVTPRETRVAVVENGMLQELHIERGWRRGVVGNIYKGKVQRVMPGMQAAFVDIGLERAAFLHAADIVKPVPVAEGENAGEEAPLPPAPTRPIAELLREGQDIVVQVVKDPIGSKGARLTTQLSIPSRYLVLLPRTRVVGVSARIEDEAERARLKAHITAAAPSGEGHGYIVRTNAEGQPEEQLSEDVGYLARVWGLIEERARNARVGERVYEDLNLPLRAVRDLMRKDVEKVRVDSRETCERLRVFAAQYMPGLDEKIEHYTGARPIFDLYGVEDEIQRALDKEVPLKSGGYLVIDQTEAMTTVDINTGSFLGQRNLEETVYRTNLEAAQSVARQLRLRNLGGIIIIDFIDMTDAEHKRQVLRQLEKSLARDHAKTTVYEFSPLGLVEMTRKRTTESLERQLSEPCHECGGRGTLKTPETVTYEIFRDIVRQVRQFDAQRLLVIASPKVVARITDEESAAVAELEEFLGKSIRFQADDQYAQEQFDVVLL from the coding sequence ATGTCGGAAGAGATTCTTGTAAACGTCACCCCGCGTGAGACCCGCGTAGCGGTCGTCGAGAACGGCATGCTGCAGGAACTGCACATCGAGCGCGGCTGGCGTCGCGGCGTGGTGGGCAACATCTACAAGGGCAAGGTGCAGCGGGTGATGCCCGGCATGCAGGCCGCGTTCGTCGATATCGGCCTGGAGCGTGCGGCGTTCCTGCACGCGGCGGACATCGTCAAGCCGGTGCCCGTCGCCGAAGGCGAGAACGCCGGCGAGGAAGCGCCGCTGCCGCCCGCACCGACGCGTCCCATCGCCGAGCTGCTGCGCGAAGGCCAGGACATCGTCGTGCAGGTGGTGAAGGATCCCATCGGCAGCAAGGGCGCGCGCCTGACCACGCAGCTGAGCATTCCCTCGCGTTACCTGGTGCTGTTGCCGCGCACGCGCGTGGTCGGTGTGTCGGCGCGCATCGAGGACGAAGCCGAGCGTGCGCGCCTGAAGGCGCACATCACCGCGGCCGCGCCATCGGGCGAGGGCCACGGCTACATCGTGCGCACCAACGCCGAAGGCCAGCCGGAAGAGCAGCTGAGCGAGGACGTCGGTTACCTCGCCCGCGTGTGGGGCCTGATCGAGGAACGCGCCCGCAACGCACGCGTCGGCGAGCGCGTGTACGAAGACCTGAACCTGCCGCTGCGTGCCGTGCGCGACCTCATGCGCAAGGACGTGGAGAAGGTGCGCGTGGATTCGCGCGAGACCTGCGAACGCCTGCGCGTGTTCGCGGCGCAGTACATGCCGGGTCTCGATGAAAAGATCGAGCACTACACCGGCGCACGCCCCATCTTCGACCTGTACGGCGTCGAGGACGAGATCCAGCGCGCACTGGACAAGGAAGTGCCGCTGAAGTCCGGTGGCTACCTGGTCATCGACCAGACCGAAGCGATGACGACGGTGGACATCAACACCGGTTCGTTCCTCGGCCAGCGCAACCTCGAGGAAACGGTGTACCGCACCAATCTCGAAGCGGCGCAGTCGGTGGCGCGCCAGCTGCGCCTGCGCAACCTGGGCGGCATCATCATCATCGACTTCATCGACATGACCGATGCCGAGCACAAACGCCAGGTGCTGCGACAGCTGGAAAAGTCGCTCGCGCGCGACCACGCCAAGACCACGGTGTACGAATTCTCGCCGCTGGGGCTGGTGGAGATGACGCGCAAGCGCACCACCGAAAGCCTGGAGCGCCAGCTCAGCGAGCCCTGCCACGAGTGCGGCGGGCGCGGCACGCTGAAGACGCCCGAGACGGTGACCTACGAGATCTTCCGCGACATCGTCCGCCAGGTGCGCCAGTTCGATGCGCAACGCCTGCTGGTGATCGCCTCGCCGAAGGTCGTCGCGCGCATCACCGACGAAGAATCCGCGGCGGTCGCCGAACTGGAGGAATTCCTGGGCAAGTCGATCCGCTTCCAGGCGGACGATCAGTACGCGCAGGAGCAGTTCGATGTCGTGCTGCTGTAA